A single Methanomassiliicoccales archaeon DNA region contains:
- a CDS encoding D-aminoacyl-tRNA deacylase encodes MRLLLSSSTDVASLGIRDALLARSGWQTIAQFHGSPVFRRGEDILATSSSNHLFHDEIDKEFEMNINQNIDELVFLSRHKAVSEIPTLTVHAIGNFGNADYGGREGVLVESMPDAMTSALRQLVSSAKGLEFQVSFEVTHHGPYISKPAMFIEIGSSERQWSNKEAAEAIARTLLETRTLSSPKVIGIGGGHYAPRFTELALAKKVSFGHMIPNHFVDICDDNSLRRAIELALERTERANLVYIHKKSMSRARATHIKRMVKEMGVEVVDSSYFDEL; translated from the coding sequence ATGCGCTTGTTATTGTCCTCTTCCACCGATGTAGCTAGTTTAGGCATACGCGACGCTCTTCTTGCGCGCTCAGGTTGGCAAACAATCGCTCAGTTCCATGGCTCGCCGGTTTTCCGTAGGGGGGAGGATATTCTAGCCACATCCAGCTCTAATCATCTTTTCCATGATGAAATAGATAAAGAATTCGAGATGAACATAAACCAGAATATTGACGAATTGGTCTTTCTCTCTCGTCACAAAGCGGTCTCTGAAATACCCACACTAACGGTGCACGCCATCGGCAATTTCGGTAATGCAGATTACGGTGGTCGAGAGGGAGTTCTTGTTGAATCCATGCCTGATGCCATGACCTCAGCCTTAAGGCAACTTGTCTCTTCAGCCAAAGGGCTTGAATTCCAGGTATCTTTCGAAGTAACTCATCACGGCCCATACATCAGCAAACCTGCCATGTTCATAGAGATCGGGTCTTCTGAAAGGCAATGGAGTAATAAGGAGGCGGCAGAGGCCATCGCCCGTACTCTGCTCGAGACTAGGACGCTAAGTTCGCCAAAGGTGATCGGGATTGGTGGAGGCCATTACGCACCACGCTTTACCGAGCTGGCCTTAGCGAAGAAAGTCTCGTTTGGCCATATGATCCCTAATCATTTCGTGGATATATGCGATGATAATTCCTTGAGGAGAGCCATAGAGTTGGCTTTAGAGAGGACGGAAAGGGCAAACCTCGTCTATATCCACAAAAAATCTATGTCGCGCGCTCGTGCCACTCACATTAAAAGAATGGTGAAGGAAATGGGAGTTGAAGTAGTGGACTCTTCATATTTCGATGAATTATGA
- a CDS encoding zinc ribbon domain-containing protein, whose product MSIEEDISEAEKNTMIKISSSKMKGPLVRPITHLSVVLGITFCVIGGAIMSSSLVLSWSILPSQQLSLWDMIAKGGFTSLAFLIPMSGALCAILSCLDILAEKGWRRFKGPSALGSLISASFGVVAIVLVVWEVNQDMERGIATAFGPALFMSVFGGVLSLAGGTILTIDYLEALARRGKFVATGGSSYLRGVLQPTMKTVKSESRETKEKAVSWEKSSNVTLPNTGLECPNCYSPVQPQWRICPICGQELIDS is encoded by the coding sequence TTGAGTATAGAGGAAGATATAAGCGAAGCTGAGAAAAATACCATGATTAAGATATCTTCCAGTAAGATGAAAGGCCCATTGGTGAGGCCAATAACCCATCTGTCAGTGGTCCTAGGCATTACCTTCTGCGTGATAGGCGGTGCCATAATGTCCTCCTCGCTGGTGCTAAGTTGGTCCATTTTACCATCCCAACAACTCTCCTTATGGGATATGATCGCTAAAGGCGGCTTTACCTCGTTGGCCTTTTTGATACCTATGAGCGGAGCGCTTTGTGCCATATTGTCATGCCTAGACATCCTTGCAGAAAAGGGTTGGAGGAGATTTAAAGGGCCGTCGGCTTTAGGATCCCTAATCTCAGCATCTTTTGGCGTGGTGGCTATCGTCTTGGTGGTCTGGGAGGTTAATCAAGATATGGAGCGGGGCATAGCCACCGCGTTCGGTCCCGCTTTATTCATGTCGGTTTTTGGTGGTGTTTTATCCTTAGCTGGTGGAACCATATTGACCATTGATTATTTGGAGGCTTTAGCGCGAAGGGGCAAATTCGTAGCGACTGGAGGCAGCTCTTATCTTCGTGGAGTTTTGCAGCCTACAATGAAAACCGTTAAATCTGAATCGCGAGAGACTAAGGAGAAAGCCGTTTCTTGGGAAAAGAGCTCGAACGTAACTCTGCCTAACACAGGATTAGAATGCCCCAACTGCTATTCTCCAGTACAGCCACAATGGCGCATATGCCCCATCTGTGGGCAGGAACTGATAGATTCATAA
- the pyrH gene encoding UMP kinase encodes MDYVVVSLGGSILVPGENDGKRILEIAQLMRSLSKEYRLVLVCGGGKVARYYISTARELGASREQQDELGIEVTRMNAKLLQLALGQDAFGSIPRSVEEAVREARKGNILVMGGTVPGHTTDAVSALVAEGLKAKRIVNATSVDAAYSSDPKSNKEAVRFERLTHQQLYELVDKGSHSAGPSDIFDRKGAESALRSRIPIYIVNGRDLEELKAAIRGEKIKGTVVGD; translated from the coding sequence ATGGACTACGTGGTTGTTTCTCTGGGAGGGTCGATTCTAGTACCTGGCGAGAATGATGGAAAGCGCATTTTAGAAATTGCCCAACTCATGCGTTCATTGTCCAAGGAATACCGCCTGGTCTTGGTATGCGGCGGTGGTAAGGTGGCGCGATACTACATATCCACTGCGAGAGAGCTGGGAGCCTCGCGTGAGCAGCAGGATGAACTAGGAATCGAGGTTACCCGTATGAACGCTAAACTGTTACAGTTAGCGCTGGGCCAAGATGCGTTCGGTTCCATTCCCCGCTCGGTTGAAGAGGCAGTGCGCGAGGCTCGCAAAGGGAATATATTAGTGATGGGCGGAACTGTGCCTGGCCATACAACGGACGCGGTATCAGCTCTCGTGGCAGAGGGGCTAAAAGCCAAAAGGATCGTCAACGCCACCTCTGTCGACGCTGCCTACTCTTCGGATCCGAAGAGCAACAAAGAGGCGGTGAGATTCGAACGCCTGACGCATCAGCAGCTCTATGAGCTGGTCGATAAAGGTTCTCATTCGGCCGGTCCATCGGACATTTTCGACCGCAAAGGCGCAGAGTCAGCCTTGCGCTCCCGCATCCCCATTTACATAGTCAACGGCAGGGACTTGGAAGAACTTAAGGCAGCCATCAGGGGCGAGAAGATAAAGGGAACGGTGGTGGGCGATTGA
- the prf1 gene encoding peptide chain release factor aRF-1 — MAQVGETLTDRQKYDFKRALEEVRNLKGRGTELISVYIPPGKQISDVANYLRAEYSQSSNIKSSSTRKNVQGAIQSILARLKYFKEPPANGLVFFVGETAWVGDQTKMVQYVLEPPEPITSFLYRCDSEFYLEPLLEMLVEKKSYGLIVVDRSEATIGLLNGKRITVIRNIQSQVPSKHRMGGQSALRFERLIEIAANEFFKKIADAAAEAFLGRLDELVGILVGGPGATKNYFVEQGYLHHELQKRVLDTFDTGYTDEYGLKELVERAKEKLTDLDLMREKKLISKLLEEIRKSDGGLATYGEDQVREAVMMGAVSTVLISEALRKKRYTLECPSCGWKDKVTSEKPPQDQRCPSCGAVVIFDEGIDLVDDFFDIAEKMGSKVELISEDSEEGEMLLKAFGGIAALLRYRPGG; from the coding sequence ATGGCACAAGTTGGCGAAACCCTCACCGACCGACAAAAATACGATTTTAAGCGTGCTTTGGAGGAGGTGCGCAATCTCAAAGGTCGCGGTACAGAGCTGATCTCTGTTTACATCCCTCCAGGTAAGCAAATCTCTGATGTGGCCAACTATCTAAGGGCGGAATACTCGCAATCCTCCAACATAAAGTCCTCGAGCACGAGGAAAAACGTACAAGGTGCCATTCAATCTATATTGGCTAGGTTGAAGTATTTTAAGGAACCACCGGCTAATGGTCTCGTCTTCTTCGTTGGGGAGACAGCCTGGGTGGGAGACCAGACGAAGATGGTGCAGTATGTCCTAGAGCCTCCAGAACCGATTACTTCGTTCCTTTATCGCTGCGACTCCGAGTTCTATCTCGAGCCCCTGTTAGAAATGCTGGTGGAAAAAAAATCTTATGGTCTCATAGTGGTGGACCGATCCGAGGCCACTATTGGCCTGCTAAATGGGAAAAGGATCACCGTTATTCGCAACATCCAATCACAGGTACCTTCTAAGCATAGGATGGGTGGGCAATCGGCCCTCCGATTCGAAAGATTAATCGAGATTGCAGCCAATGAATTCTTCAAGAAGATAGCTGATGCAGCTGCTGAGGCGTTCCTTGGTCGATTAGATGAATTGGTCGGCATACTGGTTGGAGGACCAGGAGCCACGAAGAACTACTTCGTGGAGCAGGGATATTTGCATCATGAGCTGCAGAAGAGGGTTTTAGACACATTCGACACTGGTTATACCGATGAATATGGTCTCAAGGAATTGGTGGAGAGGGCTAAGGAAAAGCTAACCGATTTGGATCTCATGAGGGAGAAGAAACTCATCTCGAAGCTTTTAGAGGAGATTCGAAAATCTGACGGCGGTTTGGCCACCTACGGAGAGGATCAGGTAAGGGAAGCGGTGATGATGGGAGCTGTTTCCACTGTACTCATCTCTGAAGCTCTTAGGAAGAAGCGCTATACGCTGGAGTGTCCCAGCTGCGGTTGGAAGGACAAAGTTACGTCGGAAAAGCCCCCTCAAGATCAACGCTGTCCCAGCTGCGGTGCAGTGGTCATATTTGATGAAGGGATAGACCTGGTCGATGATTTCTTCGATATAGCGGAGAAGATGGGGTCCAAAGTGGAATTGATTTCCGAAGATTCTGAAGAGGGAGAAATGCTACTAAAAGCGTTTGGCGGCATCGCTGCTCTCTTGAGGTATCGCCCAGGAGGATGA
- the argS gene encoding arginine--tRNA ligase, which produces MDPLQPFREEVDRCLKQALRRVGAPLDLPVETPDTSIADFAFPCFTLAKTLKKAPVVIAEELSLNLPKSALIEKAWAEKGYLNFRLESLALARITLETILREKEAYGRGEPKHIKVLLEHTSVNPTGPIHVGRARNPFIGDTLARCLRKTGYEVTTEYLVNDVGKQVVLLCWGVRNAVSDQEKPERDKDDHILVGYYRQANKLMETDPRVQEEIAAMTRAFEAGDPATISMVRETAERMLSGIKQSLALVGVHIDNYTWESQFIINGEARRVVERLKATPYCHEEGGALYLDLSEFGIHGKSTKFFFTRSDGTTLYTTRDMAYHLDKFKRADVVINVLGEDQKLGQQQLAAALKILGEKRVPECLFYAFVSLPEGRMSTRKGLVVYLDDLIDEAEERAYEEVRKRRTDLSEQRMREIARWIGRGALRFNMVRVQPEKQIVFKWEEALNFEGNSAPFVQYAHARCCSIMKKAEDYQPVLEPSRLTQPYEIKLIRILAQYPSVVRDCALKRRVHLLPAYAQEVAAAFNQFYAYVPVLRSGENQAARLTLVEATMWVLRSALDTLGIAAPEEM; this is translated from the coding sequence ATGGACCCCTTGCAGCCTTTTCGAGAAGAGGTTGACAGATGCCTTAAGCAAGCCCTTCGCCGCGTAGGCGCGCCTCTCGATTTACCTGTTGAAACTCCTGATACCAGTATAGCCGATTTCGCCTTCCCTTGTTTCACTCTAGCCAAAACTCTCAAGAAAGCACCCGTTGTCATAGCTGAAGAGCTATCCTTGAATCTTCCAAAATCAGCTCTAATAGAAAAAGCATGGGCCGAGAAAGGGTATCTCAACTTTAGGCTAGAAAGTCTGGCTCTGGCCCGCATCACCCTTGAGACCATTTTGCGGGAGAAGGAAGCATATGGTCGGGGAGAGCCCAAGCACATAAAAGTTCTTCTGGAGCATACCTCCGTCAACCCCACAGGCCCGATTCATGTAGGAAGGGCAAGAAATCCTTTCATTGGAGATACTTTAGCCCGATGCTTGAGAAAAACAGGTTATGAAGTCACCACGGAATACCTTGTGAATGACGTAGGGAAGCAGGTAGTGCTGCTCTGCTGGGGTGTGCGGAACGCGGTCTCCGATCAGGAGAAGCCGGAGCGCGATAAGGACGATCATATACTCGTCGGCTATTATCGCCAGGCTAACAAACTCATGGAGACGGACCCGAGGGTCCAAGAGGAGATCGCAGCCATGACCAGGGCTTTCGAGGCGGGCGACCCAGCGACGATCTCGATGGTCCGGGAGACGGCTGAAAGGATGCTCTCCGGCATTAAGCAAAGCTTAGCGCTCGTGGGCGTTCACATAGATAACTATACTTGGGAATCGCAGTTCATAATCAACGGTGAGGCCAGGAGAGTGGTGGAGAGGCTCAAAGCCACTCCCTACTGCCACGAGGAAGGCGGAGCTCTATACTTAGATCTGAGCGAATTTGGCATCCATGGTAAGAGCACCAAGTTCTTCTTCACCCGTTCAGACGGAACCACACTCTATACCACCAGGGACATGGCATATCACCTAGACAAATTCAAGCGCGCTGATGTGGTAATCAATGTGCTAGGAGAGGACCAGAAACTGGGGCAACAGCAACTGGCCGCGGCATTGAAGATATTAGGAGAGAAGAGAGTGCCAGAATGCCTATTCTATGCCTTTGTCTCCTTGCCTGAGGGAAGAATGTCGACCAGGAAAGGCTTGGTGGTATATCTGGACGATCTGATAGATGAGGCCGAGGAGCGCGCATATGAAGAGGTGAGGAAGCGTAGGACGGATCTCAGTGAGCAGAGGATGAGAGAGATCGCCAGATGGATTGGAAGAGGGGCACTGCGCTTCAATATGGTGCGTGTTCAGCCAGAGAAGCAAATTGTTTTCAAGTGGGAAGAGGCTTTGAACTTCGAAGGCAATTCTGCGCCCTTCGTTCAATATGCGCATGCTCGCTGTTGTTCTATAATGAAAAAAGCCGAGGATTACCAACCTGTCCTTGAACCATCTCGTCTGACACAGCCCTACGAAATAAAGCTTATTCGCATCCTCGCACAATACCCCTCGGTCGTGAGGGACTGTGCGTTAAAGAGGAGGGTACACTTGCTACCAGCATATGCGCAGGAAGTGGCCGCCGCTTTTAACCAGTTCTATGCATACGTGCCCGTGCTGCGCTCTGGGGAAAATCAAGCTGCCAGGCTTACCCTGGTCGAGGCCACGATGTGGGTACTCCGCAGCGCTTTGGACACGTTAGGGATCGCGGCCCCGGAGGAGATGTAA
- a CDS encoding GNAT family N-acetyltransferase, with translation MAQIVKLKKEDKGRVRALELFIIKEYMESILKRKWEELSPEFVEQLGATNDQAFKLYLESGLSYVAKEDDQIVGFIFAQKVQHMSNIPLSVWIESIGVHPSHRRQGIGYQLLRKVSLEAKKQGAKAVQSAIMPENAVSLMLHKKLGFFLDARRIAFLDLDTFK, from the coding sequence ATGGCACAGATCGTCAAGCTCAAGAAAGAGGACAAAGGGCGCGTGAGAGCGCTCGAGCTCTTCATCATAAAGGAATACATGGAATCGATCCTGAAGCGCAAGTGGGAAGAGCTAAGTCCGGAATTCGTGGAACAGCTGGGAGCGACTAACGACCAAGCCTTCAAGCTGTACCTGGAGTCCGGCCTCAGTTACGTGGCCAAAGAGGACGATCAGATAGTTGGCTTCATCTTCGCCCAAAAGGTGCAGCATATGTCAAACATTCCCCTATCTGTTTGGATTGAGAGCATCGGGGTCCATCCCTCCCATAGGCGCCAGGGCATAGGTTATCAATTGCTTAGGAAAGTATCCTTGGAGGCCAAGAAGCAGGGCGCCAAGGCTGTGCAGAGCGCTATAATGCCTGAGAATGCCGTTTCCTTGATGCTGCACAAGAAGCTGGGCTTCTTCTTGGATGCGCGTAGGATAGCATTCTTGGACCTTGACACCTTCAAATGA
- a CDS encoding biotin/lipoate A/B protein ligase family protein — MIWRLVDSDLCDPWRSVACDEAMLMARQRRLVPNTLHLYRRDRPTVSLGYFERAEEVLDMEAVRQHDVQVVRRASGGSAIYTDQGQIIYAVVLDEESVPHSPNETFALVCSGVIRGLERLGVKAEFKPINDILVNKRKISGSAQLRRAGVVLQHGTLLVSTDLDVMFKVLRMRKKGRSKDSITTLERELGEIPPLDKVKTALIQGFSEVFKVNILRGVLTHFEERMIKELVSSKYNNRDYTLAPPLSPSCNDVI, encoded by the coding sequence ATGATCTGGAGGTTGGTAGATTCCGATCTCTGCGATCCGTGGCGCTCCGTGGCCTGCGATGAGGCCATGCTCATGGCGCGTCAGCGTAGGTTGGTACCCAATACTCTGCATCTATACCGTCGCGATCGCCCTACCGTCTCGCTAGGATATTTCGAGCGAGCTGAAGAGGTCCTGGACATGGAGGCCGTGCGACAGCATGACGTTCAGGTGGTACGCCGCGCCTCTGGTGGGAGCGCAATTTACACCGATCAAGGTCAAATAATATATGCGGTGGTGCTTGATGAGGAGTCGGTGCCACATTCTCCTAACGAGACGTTCGCTTTAGTCTGTAGTGGAGTGATAAGAGGGTTGGAGAGATTAGGCGTAAAGGCTGAGTTCAAACCTATCAACGACATCCTTGTCAACAAGCGTAAAATATCTGGAAGCGCTCAATTGCGCAGGGCTGGGGTGGTCCTTCAGCATGGGACTTTATTGGTATCAACAGATTTGGATGTGATGTTCAAGGTGCTTCGGATGCGCAAGAAAGGTCGCTCCAAGGATTCCATTACCACGTTGGAGAGAGAGCTAGGAGAGATTCCACCACTGGATAAGGTAAAGACAGCCTTGATTCAGGGATTCTCAGAGGTGTTCAAGGTGAACATCCTAAGGGGAGTCCTGACTCATTTCGAGGAACGTATGATAAAAGAGCTGGTGAGCTCCAAATATAACAACAGAGATTATACTCTTGCTCCCCCTCTCTCTCCATCTTGCAACGATGTCATTTGA
- a CDS encoding methyl-accepting chemotaxis protein: MESKIAVSEEFCKALEALPAPVMVMDKELHISYLNASCLKLLKARKEDVLGKRCADLIRTPACDTEKCLAKRCMREGKEFTGDSIAKLTWGEVPVRATGAVIKDPNGEIIGYVEHIMDISKEVEIAKEISRLTEESNKGNFSARADESKFSGNYASIVQAFNKTMDAVVDKIFWYEQILDAIPFPISVTDLNMNTTFINNASEKVLKRSRADMVGKHCSEWRGPICGTKECGIVKMREAGIPRTYTNRGGKHTQIDVAYIKNAKGEPIGHIEVLQDVTAQQRVALYQKKEVERVAHNLNLLAQGVLDLDVKVEEADEYTKETKENFQRINSSISQVKEALVRLTKDMRMLTDAAKEGALSTRADANRHEGEYRAIVQGVNDTLDAVIKPIEEAMRVAQAYAEGDMTARVSIETKGDLLRFSQSLDMIGESLTELLKEVNRSVDLVQSTAQDLASSAEEMNASTEQVSSAIQQISKGAQSQAAAVDETAKVMAEISTASEKVVSNASSASESAKRSSDSARRGRATVETTVKKMREVEKVVQESASVIEGLGRRSEEIGEIVDVITNISDQTNMLALNAAIEAARAGEQGRGFAVVAEEVKNLAEDSREAAERIAKMIKEVQAETAKAVESMKRGTRETSEGLQMVDATGKAFEEIAVLASKVDELLSGLMSMMMQQKEGTQRAAKAVDGIASIAEETASASEESASSTEQLTASMEDLTARAQTLAELASKLKEMSSRFNIGLEETESPGLSAQAKEGKQKNAFKTTQKAGGKGEKLKVPTKVKEALSKRGIVVES; the protein is encoded by the coding sequence TTGGAAAGTAAGATTGCCGTCAGCGAGGAATTCTGTAAAGCACTAGAGGCTCTTCCTGCCCCTGTTATGGTCATGGACAAGGAGCTCCATATCAGTTATTTGAACGCAAGCTGCTTGAAACTTTTGAAAGCTAGGAAAGAGGATGTGCTCGGTAAGAGATGCGCCGACCTCATTCGTACACCAGCATGCGATACTGAAAAATGCTTAGCCAAGAGATGTATGAGAGAAGGTAAGGAATTCACGGGAGATTCTATCGCCAAGCTTACTTGGGGAGAAGTCCCTGTTAGGGCTACAGGAGCGGTTATAAAAGACCCAAATGGCGAGATAATAGGCTATGTCGAGCATATTATGGATATTTCCAAAGAGGTAGAGATAGCTAAGGAGATAAGTAGGCTGACGGAGGAGAGCAATAAGGGAAATTTCTCGGCTCGGGCTGACGAATCTAAATTCAGCGGCAATTATGCCTCGATAGTCCAGGCTTTTAACAAGACCATGGATGCGGTAGTGGATAAAATTTTCTGGTACGAGCAGATCTTGGATGCCATCCCATTCCCTATCTCAGTCACGGACCTGAACATGAACACGACATTCATAAACAATGCTTCGGAAAAGGTCCTCAAACGCTCCAGAGCTGATATGGTGGGAAAGCATTGCTCTGAGTGGAGGGGGCCGATATGCGGCACCAAGGAGTGCGGAATAGTAAAGATGAGAGAGGCTGGCATCCCGCGTACATATACCAATAGAGGTGGGAAGCACACTCAGATAGATGTCGCGTATATAAAGAACGCCAAGGGTGAGCCTATTGGCCATATAGAGGTTCTTCAAGATGTGACAGCACAGCAGCGCGTCGCCCTGTACCAGAAGAAGGAGGTGGAGAGGGTGGCGCACAACCTGAATCTTCTGGCCCAAGGCGTCTTGGACCTAGATGTGAAGGTGGAGGAGGCTGATGAATATACCAAAGAAACGAAGGAGAACTTCCAGAGGATCAATTCCTCAATTTCCCAGGTCAAGGAAGCTCTGGTAAGACTAACAAAAGACATGCGCATGCTCACCGACGCTGCCAAAGAAGGCGCCCTATCGACCAGAGCAGACGCCAACAGACATGAGGGTGAATATCGCGCCATCGTGCAGGGTGTGAATGATACTCTAGATGCGGTCATCAAGCCTATAGAGGAAGCCATGCGTGTCGCTCAAGCGTATGCAGAGGGAGACATGACCGCTCGCGTTTCTATCGAGACGAAAGGAGATCTCCTGCGCTTCTCCCAATCCTTGGACATGATAGGCGAGTCCTTGACCGAGCTGTTAAAGGAGGTCAATCGCTCGGTGGACCTAGTGCAATCTACAGCGCAGGACCTCGCCTCTTCGGCTGAAGAGATGAATGCCTCTACTGAGCAGGTATCTAGTGCCATTCAGCAGATATCCAAGGGGGCGCAGAGCCAGGCCGCGGCGGTAGATGAGACCGCTAAGGTCATGGCCGAGATATCCACCGCCTCCGAGAAAGTCGTGAGCAACGCTTCCTCTGCTTCTGAGAGCGCCAAGCGATCCTCAGATTCGGCACGAAGGGGGAGGGCGACGGTAGAGACTACTGTCAAGAAAATGCGCGAAGTGGAGAAAGTGGTGCAAGAGTCTGCTTCGGTCATAGAGGGTCTGGGGAGGAGATCTGAGGAGATCGGCGAGATAGTGGATGTAATCACCAATATCTCTGACCAGACCAACATGTTGGCTCTGAACGCGGCCATCGAAGCGGCCAGAGCCGGAGAGCAGGGACGAGGGTTCGCCGTGGTGGCCGAGGAAGTGAAGAATCTAGCAGAGGATTCGCGCGAGGCCGCCGAGCGCATCGCCAAGATGATCAAGGAAGTGCAGGCCGAGACTGCTAAGGCAGTGGAGAGCATGAAGAGAGGAACCCGAGAGACCTCTGAAGGGCTTCAGATGGTGGATGCTACAGGAAAGGCCTTTGAGGAAATCGCGGTACTGGCTTCCAAAGTAGATGAATTGCTGTCTGGGCTCATGAGCATGATGATGCAGCAAAAGGAGGGCACGCAGCGCGCAGCCAAAGCTGTGGATGGGATAGCCTCTATAGCTGAGGAGACAGCCTCCGCCTCAGAGGAAAGCGCCTCCTCCACGGAGCAGTTGACAGCCAGTATGGAGGATCTCACGGCCCGGGCTCAGACTCTAGCCGAGCTCGCCTCAAAACTGAAAGAGATGTCTTCTCGCTTCAACATAGGATTGGAAGAGACCGAAAGTCCAGGCCTTTCAGCCCAAGCAAAAGAGGGCAAGCAGAAGAATGCTTTCAAAACCACACAAAAGGCAGGGGGAAAGGGCGAAAAGCTCAAGGTTCCTACCAAGGTGAAGGAGGCCCTCAGCAAACGTGGTATAGTGGTCGAATCGTAG